Proteins encoded by one window of Conger conger chromosome 1, fConCon1.1, whole genome shotgun sequence:
- the LOC133141470 gene encoding dentin matrix acidic phosphoprotein 1-like encodes MEAERRAEITECRAQSGDHRVQSAERRSQSAERRSQSGECRAEITERRVQSAERRSQSAERRSQSRDHRAESTERRAQSGDHRAESAERRSQSGDPRAEITERRVQSGDHRAESAERRSQSGEHRAEITEQRSQSGERRAEITERRVQSGDHRAESAERKAQNGDHRAEITERRVQSGECRAEITERRSQSGERRAQSGDHRAEITERRAQSAERRSQSGDHRAEITERRVQSGDHRAESTEQRSQSGECRAEITERRAQSGKHRMEITEQRSQSGECRAQSRDHRAESAERRSQSGEHRAEITERRVQSAERRSQSRDHRAEITEQRSQSGDHRAESTEQRSQSGECRAQSGDHRAEITEWRSQSRDHRAEITEQRSQSGEHRAEITERRVQSPERRSQSGGRRAESTERRSQSGECRAQSGDHRAEITEWRSQSRDHRAEITERRAQSRDHRAESAEQRSQSGECRAQSGDHRAEITEWRSQSRDHRAESTERRSQSGECRVQSRDHRAEGAERRAQSGDHRAESAECRAEITERRAQSGDHRAESAERRAQSGERRAESGDHRAESAERRAEITERRAQNTTSCL; translated from the exons ATGGAG gcagaGCGCAGAGCGGAGATCACAGAGTGCAGAGCGCAGAGCGGAGATCACAGAGTGCAGAGCGCAGAGCGGAGATCACAGAGCGCAGAGCGGAGATCACAGAGCGGAGAGTGCAGAGCGGAGATCACAGAGCGGAGAGTGCAGAGCGCAGAGCGGAGATCACAGAGCGCAGAGCGGAGATCACAGAGCAGAGATCACAGAGCGGAGAGCACAGAGCGGAGAGCACAGAGCGGAGATCACAGAGCGGAGAGTGCAGAGCGGAGATCACAGAGCGGAGATCCCAGAGCAGAGATCACAGAGCGGAGAGTGCAGAGCGGAGATCACAGAGCGGAGAGTGCAGAGCGGAGATCACAGAGCGGAGAGCACAGAGCGGAGATCACAGAGCAGAGATCACAGAGCGGAGAGCGCAGAGCGGAGATCACAGAGCGGAGAGTGCAGAGCGGAGATCACAGAGCGGAGAGCGCAGAGCGGAAAGCACAGAATGGAGATCACAGAGCAGAGATCACAGAGCGGAGAGTGCAGAGCGGAGAGTGCAGAGCGGAGATCACAGAGCGGAGATCACAGAGCGGAGAGCGCAGAGCGCAGAGCGGAGATCACAGAGCAGAGATCACAGAGCGGAGAGCGCAGAGCGCAGAGCGGAGATCACAGAGCGGAGATCACAGAGCAGAGATCACAGAGCGGAGAGTGCAGAGCGGAGATCACAGAGCggagagcacagagcagagatcACAGAGCGGAGAGTGCAGAGCGGAGATCACAGAGCGGAGAGCGCAGAGCGGAAAGCACAGAATGGAGATCACAGAGCAGAGATCACAGAGCGGAGAGTGCAGAGCGCAGAGCAGAGATCACAGAGCGGAGAGTGCAGAGCGGAGATCACAGAGCggagagcacagagcagagatcACAGAGCGGAGAGTGCAGAGCGCAGAGCGGAGATCACAGAGCAGAGATCACAGAGCGGAGATCACAGAGCAGAGATCACAGAGCGGAGATCACAGAGCggagagcacagagcagagatcACAGAGCGGAGAGTGCAGAGCGCAGAGCGGAGATCACAGAGCGGAGATCACAGAGTGGAGATCACAGAGCAGAGATCACAGAGCGGAGATCACAGAGCAGAGATCACAGAGCGGAGAGCACAGAGCGGAGATCACAGAGCGGAGAGTGCAGAGTCCAGAGCGGAGATCACAGAGCGGAGGGCGCAGAGCGGAGAGCACAGAGCGGAGATCACAGAGCGGAGAGTGCAGAGCGCAGAGCGGAGATCACAGAGCGGAGATCACAGAGTGGAGATCACAGAGCAGAGATCACAGAGCGGAGATCACAGAGCggagagcacagagcagagatcACAGAGCGGAGAGTGCAGAGCAGAGATCACAGAGCGGAGAGTGCAGAGCGCAGAGCGGAGATCACAGAGCGGAGATCACAGAGTGGAGATCACAGAGCAGAGATCACAGAGCGGAGAGCACAGAGCGGAGATCACAGAGCGGAGAGTGCAGAGTCCAGAGCAGAGATCACAGAGCGGAGGGCGCAGAGCGGAGAGCACAGAGCGGAGATCACAGAGCggagagtgcagagtgcagagcgGAGATCACAGAGCGGAGGGCGCAGAGCGGAGATCACAGAGCGGAGAGCGCAGAGCGGAGAGCGCAGAGCGGAGAGCGCAGAGCGGAGAGCGGAGATCACAGAGCGGAGAGTGCAGAGCGGAGAGCGGAGATCACAGAGCGGAGGGCGCAGAATACAACTTCGTGTTTATGA